A portion of the uncultured Bacteroides sp. genome contains these proteins:
- a CDS encoding two-component regulator propeller domain-containing protein codes for MKNQFYNFQPAFCIALLCLLTIALPAVGVNVPQKYSVTYFSAQNGVEDGLVNDIIQDQKGLLWFATWNGLYRFDGYNFENYKSSTEDKNGLTNDRLLHIDEDKYGCIWVLCYDSTTYRFNPSKEIFEPIQRRPLNQFQSIQVFSNGITWLLRKDGSAMRAQTNPMDLELTFQSYSVKDKTIPSGKIHSVFMDSRLHEWILTDNGLYCLHDSQLTTIVSGNSQLRRRTAFYSVTEQDGELLFGANYGQIYSYSLAKKTLKRTQLKTIASIISILSVKQKTAYITDKDGFFINDSKESFPKHFTLNSLAGLKDKTILSAQVTRNGLLWLTHSVPGVTLFDLQTQKLTFIESKDELGRPLNTESGFFAIEDKNGILWVHPKGGGFSYYDPQRKQLIPFNTTDKNIKWKSNDRCFAAFADRQGNLWMSTQLDRLKRITLVPDKFHIYTPDAKDIELPDNEIRALYIDRKNRIWTGTRDQNVSIYDSQLNLIHQFKSGKIYAIMQTEEGPFWISTKGEGLTRVVETAHNQFEFKQYRYNANDPFTLSSDNIYYTFQDSKKRIWVATYGGGLNLALTNSNGSLRFINYRNRLKKYPIDRFYKVRHITEDSKGRIWVSTTAGILLFDGTFKKPEDITFHVICRKQGDVNSLSNNDVQMVKCTDKGKVLAITYGGGLNELIKTGDYSFKCKSFTQKNGLISDIIYSMQEDRYGNLWLATGGGLVKFVTSQEQIQYPSEHIAFNMHFSEGVGATNGKQIFFGTNRGLFYFTPEKIRKTTFVPRIFCSSIWVDNQELTPKSAPSILTSSLDNISHLTLPSNNHSLRLIFSALDMTNTEYIQYAYMLEGFDTNYRQAGKGREANYTNLPPGDYTFHVKSTNNEGVWVDNEKTLSIEVLPTFNETLFAHLLYFVLGLLVIVGGVYIYTVFYRMKHKVRNEEYLTQLKLSFFTNVSHELRTPLTLITGPLEIVLKNENLSEKVKETLNVIKKNSDRMQRLVGQILDFSKIQDNKMKLRVQRVDIVNFTREITHYFVSLAKERHITLTFTSEPTSSYIWLDTDHMEKVVFNLLSNAFKYTPDEKHICVHLLDKTDCVIIQITDQGVGIQKEKLKNIFNRFENLVQGNIHAAMSSGIGLSLAKDLVEMHHGEISVESEPGKGSTFSVRLLKGKAHYPANTEYILSDLNGCADIEPASDEQSQEIAAVNMLLMLIVEDNNELRAFIKQIFQEKYRIIEAQDGGEGLEKAFSCLPDVIITDIMMPVKDGLQMLQELRNDERTSHIPAIVLTAKADISSVLTGIQTGADDYITKPFSVSYLEAKVDSLLAQRKRLQTYYCSNNPLLEDTLKEEKTPVLSGKDASFLTKLAEIMEQQMSNPDLDVEYLVGCFSLSRTNFFHKLKALTGLAPIMYIKGMRMQKAAELIKEKQYSMSEIAYMVGYSDPHYFSKSFKAFWGVNSTEYAKQVNE; via the coding sequence ATGAAAAATCAATTCTATAATTTTCAACCTGCTTTCTGTATAGCTTTACTCTGTTTACTCACTATTGCTTTACCTGCTGTCGGAGTCAATGTGCCTCAAAAATATTCTGTGACTTACTTTTCTGCTCAGAATGGAGTTGAAGACGGATTGGTGAATGATATTATTCAGGATCAAAAAGGATTGTTATGGTTTGCCACATGGAATGGACTCTATCGTTTTGATGGGTATAATTTTGAAAATTATAAGTCGAGCACCGAAGATAAAAATGGTCTTACAAATGATCGCTTACTGCATATTGATGAAGATAAATATGGCTGTATCTGGGTGCTGTGTTATGATTCAACAACTTATCGCTTCAACCCAAGTAAAGAAATCTTTGAACCTATACAGAGAAGGCCATTGAATCAGTTCCAATCTATTCAGGTATTCTCAAATGGGATAACCTGGCTTTTAAGAAAAGACGGTAGTGCAATGCGTGCGCAAACAAATCCTATGGATTTAGAATTAACTTTTCAATCTTACTCAGTCAAGGATAAGACGATACCTTCAGGTAAGATCCATTCGGTGTTTATGGATTCAAGACTTCATGAGTGGATACTTACCGACAATGGACTGTATTGTTTGCACGATTCTCAACTTACGACTATTGTCTCGGGAAACTCTCAATTACGAAGGAGAACAGCATTTTATTCAGTGACTGAGCAAGATGGGGAACTTTTATTTGGTGCTAACTATGGGCAAATTTATAGTTATTCATTGGCGAAAAAAACGCTAAAACGTACACAACTAAAAACGATAGCATCCATTATTTCTATCTTAAGTGTAAAACAAAAAACGGCGTATATTACAGATAAAGATGGATTCTTTATTAATGATTCAAAAGAATCGTTTCCCAAGCATTTCACACTTAATAGTTTGGCGGGATTAAAAGACAAAACCATCTTATCAGCTCAGGTTACTCGTAACGGACTTCTTTGGCTAACTCATTCTGTTCCGGGAGTTACTCTATTTGACTTGCAAACACAAAAACTAACGTTTATTGAAAGTAAGGATGAACTAGGTAGGCCACTTAATACGGAAAGTGGATTCTTTGCCATTGAAGATAAAAATGGAATATTATGGGTTCACCCGAAGGGAGGAGGCTTTTCTTATTACGACCCTCAGCGCAAGCAGCTTATTCCTTTTAATACGACGGATAAAAACATTAAATGGAAATCGAATGATCGTTGCTTCGCTGCTTTTGCTGACAGACAGGGCAATCTATGGATGAGTACGCAGTTGGATAGACTTAAGCGTATAACGCTGGTGCCCGACAAATTTCATATTTATACGCCGGATGCAAAAGATATTGAACTGCCTGATAATGAAATCAGAGCTCTTTATATTGATCGGAAAAACCGAATTTGGACGGGTACCAGAGATCAGAACGTATCTATCTATGATTCACAATTAAACCTGATTCATCAATTTAAATCGGGAAAGATATACGCAATTATGCAAACTGAAGAAGGCCCCTTTTGGATATCAACCAAAGGAGAAGGTCTGACGAGAGTTGTGGAAACTGCTCACAATCAATTTGAGTTTAAACAATACCGATACAACGCAAATGATCCTTTTACACTTAGCAGTGATAATATTTATTATACATTTCAGGATAGTAAAAAAAGAATTTGGGTTGCTACATATGGCGGAGGACTGAATTTAGCTCTAACCAATTCAAATGGTTCTCTACGCTTTATCAATTACCGAAATCGATTAAAGAAATATCCCATCGACCGTTTTTATAAAGTAAGGCATATCACGGAGGATAGCAAAGGGCGTATCTGGGTGTCTACAACAGCGGGTATCTTATTATTTGACGGAACATTTAAGAAACCTGAAGATATAACCTTTCACGTCATCTGCCGGAAGCAGGGCGATGTTAATAGCCTTAGTAATAATGATGTGCAGATGGTTAAATGCACTGACAAAGGAAAGGTGCTGGCGATTACCTACGGTGGAGGCTTGAATGAGCTTATTAAAACAGGTGACTATTCATTCAAATGCAAATCGTTTACTCAGAAGAATGGGCTCATCTCCGATATTATTTACTCCATGCAGGAAGATCGGTATGGCAATTTGTGGCTGGCTACCGGGGGGGGCTTGGTGAAGTTTGTAACCTCGCAAGAGCAGATACAGTATCCAAGCGAGCATATTGCTTTTAATATGCACTTCAGTGAAGGGGTGGGGGCAACAAACGGGAAGCAAATATTTTTTGGTACGAATAGAGGTTTGTTCTATTTTACACCGGAGAAAATTCGTAAAACGACTTTTGTCCCTCGTATATTCTGCTCTTCCATATGGGTGGATAATCAGGAGTTGACTCCAAAGAGCGCTCCTTCAATTCTCACAAGCAGTCTTGATAATATCTCTCACCTAACTTTACCCTCAAATAACCATTCTCTAAGATTAATTTTTTCTGCTTTGGATATGACCAATACGGAATATATTCAATATGCTTATATGCTTGAAGGATTTGATACGAACTATCGTCAGGCAGGTAAGGGACGTGAAGCTAATTATACCAACTTGCCACCCGGTGACTATACATTTCATGTTAAATCGACCAATAACGAAGGCGTATGGGTTGATAATGAGAAAACTCTGTCTATAGAAGTCTTGCCTACTTTCAATGAAACACTGTTTGCCCATCTACTTTATTTTGTTTTGGGGTTGCTTGTTATCGTAGGGGGAGTATACATCTATACCGTATTCTATAGAATGAAACATAAAGTCAGAAATGAAGAGTATCTGACACAACTAAAACTGAGCTTTTTTACCAATGTTTCGCATGAGTTACGAACCCCGTTGACGCTCATCACGGGCCCTCTGGAAATTGTTCTTAAGAATGAAAATCTATCTGAAAAGGTGAAAGAGACATTAAATGTGATAAAGAAGAATAGTGATCGTATGCAACGACTTGTGGGGCAGATTCTTGACTTTAGCAAAATACAAGATAATAAAATGAAGCTTAGAGTTCAACGTGTGGATATTGTAAACTTTACCCGAGAGATTACGCATTATTTTGTCTCTCTGGCCAAAGAGAGGCATATCACTCTTACTTTTACTTCTGAACCGACGAGCTCTTATATATGGCTTGATACAGACCATATGGAAAAGGTTGTTTTTAATCTATTATCCAATGCATTTAAATATACTCCTGACGAGAAACATATATGTGTACACCTTTTAGATAAGACCGATTGTGTCATCATTCAGATTACGGATCAGGGAGTTGGTATACAAAAAGAAAAACTAAAAAACATCTTTAATCGATTTGAAAATCTGGTACAGGGAAACATACACGCGGCAATGAGTTCAGGTATCGGGTTATCATTAGCCAAAGATCTTGTAGAAATGCATCATGGAGAGATTTCTGTTGAAAGTGAGCCGGGCAAGGGCAGTACTTTCTCTGTAAGGCTGTTGAAGGGCAAGGCACATTATCCTGCTAACACTGAATATATATTATCTGATTTGAATGGATGTGCTGACATTGAACCGGCTTCAGACGAGCAATCGCAGGAAATTGCTGCAGTCAATATGCTACTCATGCTCATCGTAGAAGATAATAATGAGCTTAGGGCATTCATTAAACAGATTTTTCAGGAAAAATATCGTATCATAGAGGCACAAGATGGAGGTGAAGGCCTGGAGAAGGCGTTCTCTTGTCTGCCGGATGTGATTATTACAGATATTATGATGCCTGTAAAAGATGGCCTTCAAATGTTGCAAGAATTAAGAAATGATGAACGTACCTCACATATACCTGCAATTGTGTTGACGGCCAAAGCAGATATAAGCAGTGTCTTGACGGGAATTCAGACGGGTGCGGATGATTATATTACCAAGCCATTTAGCGTTAGCTACCTGGAGGCAAAAGTCGACAGTCTCCTGGCTCAGCGGAAAAGGCTGCAAACTTATTATTGTAGTAATAACCCCCTCTTGGAGGATACCCTAAAAGAAGAAAAGACTCCTGTACTATCAGGTAAAGATGCTTCTTTTCTAACAAAACTGGCTGAGATAATGGAACAACAAATGAGTAATCCGGATTTAGATGTGGAGTATTTGGTTGGCTGTTTCAGTTTGAGCCGGACAAACTTCTTTCATAAGCTTAAGGCTCTGACAGGACTTGCTCCTATCATGTACATAAAAGGAATGCGGATGCAAAAAGCTGCTGAGTTGATAAAAGAGAAGCAATATTCTATGTCAGAAATAGCTTATATGGTAGGCTATAGCGACCCTCATTATTTCAGTAAAAGCTTTAAGGCTTTTTGGGGCGTAAATTCTACTGAATACGCTAAACAGGTAAATGAATAA
- a CDS encoding TonB-dependent receptor encodes MKRKGKLELSLSNNKGHFPKKVWFIYGLSLGLISLPLSASAECKIQNSSIEQSIHQNRKINGNVVDENGEALIGVSILVKGTTNGIITDLDGNFTLDVPADATLIVSYVGYKKQEIKVGNQQKLSITMLSDNKLLDEVVVVGYGVVKKSDLTGSVGSVKAENISAKGSTSLMESLQGQVAGVNISQSSSRAGDGFSIQIRGKSSLNGGEPLYVIDGVVCDNMNFLNPMDIEKVDILKDASSTAIYGSRATNGVVMITTKKGDSNATKTTVSYDGYYGVKTTANMPDFMDGDQFLKFRFSRYLTSSMDSSTGLTKWEMSNSNFVNFWGGDSQVVKDMYLNKNYTNWADIVTREGSQQNHFLNISGNAKDITYRIGLGYQKEDGILYDSYERWNLKGAIEHKISDKVSAGLSTNMATSLKNSGSSNAVASGFRMTPNMPCYYWEGENAGQPIYQPGKDAVVYPNGGGPTSTINPVIDRENSKDATRYYDFMANFYLQYSPIKELIFKTTFSPMYSKNMQGVFYGSLTQSRQGKSGLTEKRNNEAFSYTWDTQANFIKNIGDHSISALGLFSVYQYKGEGDFISVTDMPFDVDWYNLGSGTVLDKSSYYNKIAMLSYVARINYAYKGRYMLTVSSRWDGSSKFQKENRWGMFPSTALAWRISDEPFMESTNKWLSNLKLRGSFGVTGNNAGIGAYDTQALANVKYYYNFGSSIANGYGYTMTNSNLTWEKTTEYNLGLDFGFFNNRINGSIDVYNKDSKDLLMKMETPYELGSNTGSIVNNVGKVNNKGIEIQLNTINIQNKDWRWETNFSFARNINKIKELNNAKEDLVGNSWFIGRPIDVVYGYKYLGVCTREEAQAYAADPKMKTKFYEGEMKIYDKDENGTINADDKMVLGHCAPTWTGSLSSNLTYKNLDLSVGIYTSQGGMVYSSFMGEFLDYGQRGMMRMNMDFYIPEGAPVLGEDGTITTQKETHYGSYPFPTNGTNGKGAGAYWAGGSQNFVDNSYVRVKNITLGYTFPKEWISKLHISNLRIYANVLNPFTFTDYKGFDPEWASAEIGNGTNGVSSRTYQFGVNLKF; translated from the coding sequence ATGAAAAGAAAAGGTAAATTAGAGCTATCCTTATCTAATAATAAGGGGCATTTTCCGAAAAAAGTTTGGTTCATTTATGGACTCTCTCTTGGATTAATATCTTTGCCATTATCAGCCAGCGCTGAGTGCAAAATCCAGAATTCTTCTATCGAACAATCCATCCATCAAAATCGAAAAATCAATGGCAATGTTGTCGACGAAAACGGCGAAGCATTAATTGGAGTTTCCATATTGGTGAAAGGAACAACTAATGGAATCATCACAGACTTAGATGGTAATTTCACATTAGATGTACCTGCTGATGCAACACTGATCGTTTCTTATGTAGGCTACAAGAAACAAGAAATAAAGGTAGGCAATCAGCAAAAGTTATCTATAACCATGCTCTCTGATAATAAGTTATTAGATGAGGTGGTGGTCGTTGGCTATGGCGTTGTGAAAAAATCAGATTTAACAGGTTCTGTTGGTAGTGTGAAAGCTGAAAACATTTCAGCTAAAGGCTCTACTTCACTGATGGAAAGTTTGCAGGGACAGGTTGCCGGCGTAAATATTTCCCAATCTTCCAGCCGTGCAGGTGATGGTTTTAGCATCCAGATTCGTGGTAAGAGTTCATTGAATGGAGGCGAACCATTATATGTCATTGACGGCGTAGTCTGTGATAACATGAATTTTCTGAACCCAATGGACATCGAGAAGGTTGACATCCTAAAAGATGCCTCTTCTACTGCTATTTATGGTTCCAGAGCTACCAATGGTGTAGTTATGATTACTACGAAAAAAGGCGATTCCAATGCTACTAAAACGACAGTAAGCTACGATGGCTATTATGGAGTGAAAACAACTGCCAACATGCCTGACTTTATGGACGGCGACCAATTCCTAAAATTCCGTTTTTCACGTTATCTAACTTCCTCGATGGATTCGTCAACCGGTCTGACAAAATGGGAAATGAGTAATTCCAATTTTGTAAACTTTTGGGGCGGCGACAGCCAAGTTGTAAAAGACATGTATCTCAACAAGAACTATACCAATTGGGCTGACATTGTCACCCGTGAAGGATCTCAACAAAACCATTTTCTTAACATCTCAGGAAATGCTAAAGATATAACTTACCGTATAGGCTTAGGCTATCAAAAAGAAGATGGAATTTTATACGACTCCTATGAACGTTGGAATTTAAAAGGTGCAATCGAGCATAAGATATCAGACAAAGTATCTGCAGGACTCTCCACCAACATGGCTACTTCACTCAAAAATAGCGGGAGTTCAAATGCTGTTGCCAGCGGATTTCGCATGACACCTAACATGCCTTGCTATTATTGGGAAGGTGAGAATGCAGGCCAACCCATATATCAGCCGGGTAAAGATGCAGTAGTGTATCCAAATGGTGGTGGTCCGACCTCTACTATCAATCCCGTTATTGACCGTGAAAATTCTAAAGATGCTACTCGTTACTACGATTTCATGGCGAATTTCTATCTGCAATATAGTCCGATCAAAGAATTGATTTTCAAAACAACCTTTTCACCTATGTATTCAAAGAATATGCAAGGTGTATTCTACGGAAGCCTAACTCAATCGCGCCAAGGTAAATCGGGGCTAACTGAAAAACGTAACAATGAAGCTTTTTCTTACACATGGGACACACAAGCAAATTTCATCAAAAACATCGGCGACCATAGTATCAGCGCTTTAGGACTTTTCAGCGTCTATCAGTATAAAGGAGAAGGCGATTTTATAAGTGTAACAGATATGCCTTTTGATGTTGACTGGTATAATCTTGGTTCAGGTACAGTTCTGGACAAAAGTAGCTATTATAATAAGATTGCTATGCTTTCCTATGTTGCTCGTATAAACTATGCATATAAAGGAAGATACATGTTAACGGTTTCTTCTCGTTGGGATGGAAGTTCCAAATTTCAAAAAGAGAACCGTTGGGGAATGTTCCCATCCACTGCTCTAGCTTGGCGTATCTCGGATGAACCATTTATGGAATCCACAAACAAATGGCTAAGTAATTTGAAACTCCGTGGTAGTTTTGGTGTAACCGGAAACAATGCAGGTATAGGAGCATATGATACGCAAGCGTTAGCTAACGTCAAATACTATTATAACTTCGGCTCATCTATTGCTAACGGATATGGATATACAATGACCAATTCCAACCTGACTTGGGAAAAAACTACAGAATATAACTTAGGTCTCGATTTTGGTTTCTTCAACAATAGAATCAATGGCTCTATTGATGTATATAATAAAGATTCTAAAGACTTATTAATGAAAATGGAGACTCCCTATGAGCTAGGTTCAAACACCGGATCTATCGTGAACAATGTGGGTAAAGTTAATAACAAAGGTATAGAAATTCAGTTAAACACCATCAATATACAAAACAAAGACTGGAGATGGGAAACGAACTTCTCTTTTGCGCGAAATATCAATAAGATTAAAGAATTAAATAATGCAAAAGAAGACCTAGTAGGAAATAGCTGGTTCATAGGACGTCCTATTGATGTTGTTTACGGCTATAAATATCTTGGAGTATGTACTCGAGAGGAAGCACAAGCCTACGCAGCAGATCCGAAGATGAAGACTAAATTCTATGAAGGTGAAATGAAGATATACGACAAAGATGAAAACGGGACTATCAATGCAGACGATAAAATGGTCTTAGGACATTGTGCTCCAACATGGACAGGTAGTCTTAGTTCAAATCTAACCTACAAAAATTTAGATCTTTCTGTAGGCATCTATACAAGTCAGGGAGGTATGGTATATTCTTCATTTATGGGCGAATTTTTAGATTATGGCCAACGTGGTATGATGCGCATGAATATGGACTTCTATATTCCGGAAGGAGCACCTGTATTAGGAGAGGATGGTACTATTACTACTCAGAAAGAGACTCATTACGGAAGTTACCCTTTTCCAACAAATGGTACAAATGGTAAAGGCGCTGGTGCATACTGGGCAGGAGGTTCGCAAAACTTTGTCGACAACTCTTATGTAAGAGTTAAGAATATTACTCTTGGATATACTTTCCCCAAGGAATGGATCTCAAAATTGCATATCTCCAATTTGAGAATTTACGCAAATGTGCTAAATCCTTTCACATTCACTGACTATAAAGGATTTGACCCGGAATGGGCAAGCGCAGAAATTGGAAATGGTACCAATGGTGTCAGCTCAAGAACTTATCAATTTGGTGTAAACTTAAAATTCTAA
- a CDS encoding RagB/SusD family nutrient uptake outer membrane protein gives MKKIYFISALLTFATLTGCSGFLDQDNRSNVPSDQFYKTSTGFANLTNSTYATLRSLYNAQPQLFVAGTDLYADGKSQGVVLSQYTFTADEGNIKNFYVNCFKGIQLANSVIAYGETTAESSVRLQYIDEARFIRAWYYFQLIQQYGPVALNTKMFDYAEMKHARTSLSEIYKFIIDEFTYLNSSDSHLLERTSSGTGRANKKAAAFYLAKTYLTRAWLDGTDYEVQEEKIAQSTDFENAAKYALQAIDGKIPSLSIENAFNIKNEESDEIFWSVQFSAASVANPTSDGSHQQAQFGAYLGGSEKPRNKAIDGNFAPSLRLQQLYTRGDARLEQTFMLEFHQSYFDYYSAPTTSAIMYYYAPAWATDDDIAAWKANDPYNLKKNTLVSKTIASGGIAPSNGKAATYKDRRSQDYGVACIKKFDDYTETSIANRNGTCSMHDVVVARLGEAYLIAAEAYFKMGKTGEAAQMINNLRKRPGTIREGYATQMAVSAGDININFILDERARELAGEYVRWTDLKRTHKLVEYATQYNEDGILESTMKGPDGKYKTLRPIPQAAIDLNQAHVEQNPGY, from the coding sequence ATGAAAAAGATATATTTTATCTCAGCATTATTAACCTTCGCAACTCTCACAGGTTGTTCAGGATTCCTTGATCAGGATAACAGATCCAATGTACCGTCGGATCAGTTTTATAAGACATCAACCGGTTTCGCTAACTTAACCAACAGTACATATGCTACCTTACGCAGTTTGTATAATGCGCAACCTCAACTATTTGTAGCAGGAACAGACTTGTACGCCGATGGAAAGTCGCAGGGTGTTGTTTTAAGTCAATACACTTTCACCGCTGATGAAGGAAATATTAAGAATTTCTATGTGAATTGTTTCAAAGGTATCCAATTGGCTAATAGCGTAATAGCCTATGGCGAAACAACTGCAGAAAGCAGTGTGCGTTTACAATATATAGATGAAGCCCGTTTCATACGTGCTTGGTACTATTTTCAGCTAATTCAGCAGTATGGCCCTGTAGCTTTAAACACCAAGATGTTCGATTATGCTGAAATGAAGCATGCTCGCACTAGCTTATCCGAAATATACAAATTTATCATCGACGAATTTACGTACTTAAACTCTTCCGACTCGCATTTGTTAGAGCGTACCAGTTCGGGTACAGGGCGAGCTAATAAGAAAGCTGCAGCATTCTATCTGGCAAAAACATATTTAACCCGTGCATGGTTGGATGGTACTGACTACGAAGTTCAAGAGGAAAAAATAGCTCAAAGCACAGACTTCGAAAATGCAGCAAAGTATGCATTACAGGCTATAGATGGTAAAATTCCCTCTTTATCTATTGAAAATGCATTTAATATTAAAAATGAAGAAAGCGACGAGATATTCTGGAGTGTTCAGTTTAGTGCTGCATCAGTTGCCAATCCAACCTCTGATGGTTCTCATCAACAGGCACAATTCGGCGCTTATCTAGGAGGTTCTGAAAAGCCAAGAAACAAAGCCATAGATGGTAATTTTGCGCCTTCACTCCGCCTACAACAGTTGTATACTCGTGGCGATGCCCGTCTGGAACAAACTTTCATGCTTGAGTTCCATCAAAGCTATTTCGATTACTATTCAGCTCCAACAACTTCGGCTATTATGTACTATTATGCTCCGGCTTGGGCTACAGATGATGACATAGCAGCATGGAAAGCGAATGATCCATATAATTTAAAGAAGAATACATTGGTTAGCAAGACAATTGCTAGCGGAGGAATTGCACCTTCTAATGGAAAAGCAGCAACTTATAAAGATCGCCGTTCTCAAGATTACGGTGTAGCTTGCATCAAAAAGTTTGATGATTATACCGAAACATCAATTGCCAATAGAAATGGGACTTGTAGTATGCACGATGTAGTGGTTGCTCGCTTGGGCGAAGCTTACCTAATTGCAGCAGAGGCTTATTTCAAAATGGGTAAAACCGGAGAGGCAGCTCAAATGATTAATAACCTCCGTAAACGCCCGGGTACGATCAGAGAAGGCTATGCAACACAGATGGCTGTTTCCGCCGGTGATATCAATATTAACTTTATCTTAGATGAACGTGCTCGTGAATTGGCTGGTGAGTATGTGCGTTGGACAGACTTGAAACGCACTCACAAACTAGTGGAATATGCGACTCAATATAATGAGGATGGCATTCTTGAATCAACAATGAAGGGCCCTGACGGCAAATACAAGACTCTTCGTCCGATTCCCCAGGCTGCTATTGATTTGAATCAAGCTCATGTAGAGCAGAATCCCGGATACTAG